From a region of the Pyxidicoccus xibeiensis genome:
- a CDS encoding non-ribosomal peptide synthetase, translated as MPRTGPLPLSFAQQRLWFIDQLEPGTVTYNLPSFVRLEGSLDIEALRAALVELVQRHEALRTTFIEQEGQPLQVIAPGASLPLAVVDLSGLASEASQTELERQLHEDVLRPFDLTTGPLLRAGLWKLGPDSHVLALNMHHIVSDGWSMGVLVREVSALYEAFVHGRPSPLPPLAIQYPDYAVWQRSWLQGAVLAEQLGWWRQQLSGVATLELPTDRPRPPVQSFRGAHVHVGLSRATSDRLQALCQREGATPFMALLAAYQVLLSRYSGQQDISVGSPIAGRQRGELEGLIGFFINTLVLRAHVEPRSSFVHLLRQVKETALGAYAHQDVPFEKLVEELQPRRDLSRSPLFQVFFALQNTPTGPVGEGTLALHPVGVKGASAVAKFELQLNLSESVDGYAGTLGYNTDLFDTATAERMVEHFHMLVEALVSRPEAPLASVSMLLEEERRRVLVDWNATVTEYPRGATLPEVFAGVVARFPEKVAVEFGDEQLTYAQLDARANQLAHHLRSLGVSTDSRVALAVERSLELIVSLVAILKAGGAYVPLDPSYPRERLANMLEDSRPRVLVTTRALRSRLPTEGLSVVVLEETDLSRQPATALPLAALPDSLAYIDFTSGSTGRPKGVGTPQAAVLRTVFGVDYAHLGPDETFLLIAPVSFDASTLELWGPLLHGARLVVFPPHSPSDLKELEAVLVKHGVTTLHLTSGLFTQAVDHNLAGLRGVRQLLTGGDVVSAPHVRRVLEELKIPVTACYGPTETTLFASCHRMTGVEQVGTSVPIGRPIGNTQVYVLDASGQPVPLGVTGELFIGGDGVARGYVEQPALTAERFVPDPFSPAPGARLYRTGDLARWRNDGVLEFLGRADAQVKVRGYRIELAEVEAALLAHADVREAVALVREDVPGDKRLVGYVAAPGSLDTAALRAFLAQRLPEYMVPSALVRLDSLPLTANAKVDRKALPAPESVASAQATAYVAPRNPTEELLASLWVQVLRVQRVGIHDNFFELGGHSLLATQLISRVRSALGVELPLRALFEAATVATLAARIESARESASGLQAPALVPVPRTAPLPLSFAQQRLWFIDQLQPGSASYNMPTFMRMEGALDTEALQRAFDALVQRHDALRTTFTQQEGQPFQRIAPHGELPLSRTDLSGLEPQAARAELERRLREDVLRPFDLSTGPLLRAQLLKLGAQEHVLALNMHHIVSDGWSMGVLVREVAALYEAFSQGRPSPLPPLAIQYPDYAVWQRQWLQGATLDAQLGWWRQQLSGLTTLELPTDKPRPPVQTFHGAHVPVTLSLAASEKLAALCQREGLTPFMALLAAFQVLLSRYSGQQDIAVGSPIAGRQRSELEGLIGFFVNTLVMRAHVEDDASFLHLLRRVKESALGAYAHQDVPFERLVEELQPTRDLSRSPLFQVIFALQNAPGATTHAPAQPEARRPELALRPLGEVTLPTVRFELELTLTESPDGYRGALRYNTDLFEAATAERMAEHFRLLVEGLTSQPEAPLASVSMLSSVERKKLLGEWSTAASNAPRSATLPEVFAGVVARFPEKVAVEFGDEKLTYAQLDARGNQLAHHLRSLGVGADSCVALAVERSLELIVSLVAILKAGGAYVPLDPSYPRERLANMLEDSRPRVLVTTRALRSRLPTEGLPVVVLEETDLSLQPATALPLAALPDSLAYIDFTSGSTGRPKGVGTTHRAVLRTLLGVDYARFGPDETLLHLAPISFDASTFEIWGALLHGARLVVMPPQVPSLEELGHVLQHSGVTTLWATIGLFTQLVDHASAGLRSVKHLLTGGDVVSASHARRAVEELGLRVTSAYGPTETTVFATTYALQHPEQVGGTVPIGRPIAGTQVYVLDAHGQPVPVGVTGELFIGGDGVARGYVGQPSLTAERFVPDAFSGEPGARLYRTGDLVRWLDGGVLDFVGRADTQVKLRGFRIELAEVEAALHAFPGVSQAVAVVREDVAGDKRLVGYVAATDALDMAELRTALKQRLPEYMVPSALVRLDTLPLTANAKVDRKALPVPDVARASSTESFVAPRTPTEETLAELFAAVLKLARVGVHDNFFELGGHSLLATQLISRVRSTLGVELPLRALFEASTVAALSARIESTQLPGRSLQAPALVARDTSSQSLPLSFAQQRLWFIDQLQPGSASYNMPSPVRLTGAVDIAALERSLDALVRRHESLRTTFASHQGEPVQVIHPAADFHLPVVDLRALSPEQREAESLRLATEEGVRPFDLARGPLFRASLLKLAADDHVLLLNTHHIVSDGWSLGVLVRELAALYEAFASGAQPQLPPLPVQYADYAVWQRNWLRGEVLEAQLGYWKQQLGDAPQALELPTDRPRPAMQTFHGAVHPFALPAELGQRLEALAREHNATLFMVLLAAWQTLLHRYSGQEDVVVGSPIAGRNRTETEGLIGFFVNSLALRARFSDSDTFASLLAQVRESTLSAYAHQEVPFEKLVEVLQHERDLSRSPLFQVMFSLQNLPSSSISLPGVQLSSVAAPTHVAKFELTLAMTPGTDGLYGSLSYNTDLFDASTIERMAGHLGALLEALAANPARRLSELPLMREDEQRQLLSRWNDTAATFDDGACVHELFEAQVARTPDAEAVRFGSESLSYRELDARANRLARELRARGIRPDMRVALCVERSFDLVIGMLGVLKAGGAYVPLDPAYPRERLDFMLQDSGAAVLLTHSHLRGVLPAFSGDVLALDTAELSRHPATAPARLGTADSLAYVIYTSGSTGRPKGVMVAHRGVPNLTRHMAEATGLEPGQRVLQFASYSFDAAVYEVTTTLLHGATLVLASRDALLPGQPLVDTLRGQAIDSALLPPSVLALLPTEGLETLGTVISGGEACTAEVVAKWAPGRKFFNAYGPTESTVIATLHACVPDGQRPPLGKGLSNTRLYVLDRHLRPVPVGVAGELFIGGVGLARGYLGRPELTAERFVPDAFSDVPGARLYRSGDLVRWKADGTLEYLGRTDFQVKLRGFRIELGEIEAVLSAHSGVRQALVLVREDRPGDKRLVAYVVGTDLSVEALRAALKQRLPEHMVPSAFVLLDALPLTPNGKVDRKALPLPEVSVSTVEQVSPRDVLEHSLAGLWAELLGVPAVGIRDNFFELGGHSLLAVQLMARVQERTGRQLPLAALFQAPTVEALASLLRQVPAPFSPLVPIQRGGERRPLFLVHPVGGNVLGYAELARRLGADQPVYGLQSQGLDGQQPTLGTLEEMAALYVEAIRTVQPHGPYLLGGWSLGAVVAFEMARQLEVRGEKVALLALIDPSPATADRVKTDTEDRAQLAALFARDQALLAANAPWMPEAQLVEQGPDAILQHLLDAGRQAGLLVPEVGLPQLRTLFEVFASNTRALKHYVPGPFSGRVTLLRASEGAEETNRTPDRGWAALATGGLDLREVPGNHYTVLRTPGVQVLAELLSALLERARAEEKDASPAA; from the coding sequence GTGCCTCGCACCGGCCCCCTGCCGCTCTCCTTCGCACAGCAGCGCCTGTGGTTCATCGACCAGCTCGAACCGGGGACCGTCACCTACAACCTGCCGTCCTTCGTGCGGCTGGAAGGGTCTCTCGACATCGAGGCACTGAGGGCCGCGCTCGTCGAGCTGGTGCAGCGCCATGAAGCGCTGCGCACCACGTTCATCGAGCAGGAGGGCCAGCCCCTCCAGGTCATCGCGCCTGGCGCCAGCCTTCCCCTGGCAGTGGTGGACCTGAGCGGGCTCGCGTCGGAAGCCTCGCAGACGGAGCTCGAGCGGCAGCTGCATGAGGACGTCTTGCGGCCCTTCGACCTCACCACCGGTCCGCTGCTGCGCGCGGGCCTGTGGAAGCTGGGGCCGGACTCGCACGTGCTCGCGCTCAACATGCACCACATCGTCTCGGACGGCTGGTCCATGGGCGTGCTGGTGCGCGAGGTCAGTGCGCTCTACGAGGCCTTCGTCCACGGCAGGCCGTCTCCCCTGCCGCCCCTGGCCATCCAGTACCCCGACTACGCCGTCTGGCAGCGCTCCTGGCTCCAGGGCGCGGTGCTCGCGGAGCAGCTCGGCTGGTGGCGCCAGCAGCTCTCGGGTGTCGCCACGCTGGAGCTGCCCACGGACAGGCCCCGCCCGCCCGTGCAGAGCTTCCGCGGCGCCCATGTGCACGTGGGCCTGTCACGTGCCACGTCAGACAGGCTCCAGGCGCTCTGCCAGCGGGAGGGCGCCACGCCCTTCATGGCGCTGCTCGCCGCGTACCAGGTGCTCCTGTCACGCTACTCCGGCCAGCAGGACATCTCCGTGGGCTCGCCCATCGCTGGCCGGCAGCGCGGCGAGCTGGAGGGCCTCATCGGCTTCTTCATCAACACGCTGGTGCTGCGCGCCCACGTGGAGCCGCGGTCTTCCTTCGTCCACCTGCTGCGACAGGTGAAGGAGACCGCCCTGGGTGCCTACGCGCACCAGGACGTGCCCTTCGAGAAGCTGGTGGAGGAGCTGCAGCCCCGGCGCGACCTGAGCCGCAGCCCCCTGTTCCAGGTGTTCTTCGCCCTGCAGAACACGCCCACGGGCCCGGTGGGCGAAGGCACGCTGGCGCTGCACCCGGTAGGGGTGAAGGGCGCCTCCGCCGTCGCCAAGTTCGAGCTGCAGCTCAACCTGTCCGAGTCGGTGGACGGCTACGCCGGCACCCTCGGCTACAACACCGACCTGTTCGACACCGCGACGGCCGAGCGCATGGTGGAGCACTTCCACATGCTGGTGGAGGCCCTCGTCTCCCGCCCGGAGGCCCCTCTGGCCTCCGTCTCCATGCTGCTGGAGGAGGAGCGGCGGCGGGTGCTGGTGGACTGGAACGCCACCGTCACCGAGTACCCGCGCGGCGCCACGCTGCCCGAGGTCTTCGCTGGGGTGGTGGCTCGCTTCCCGGAGAAGGTCGCCGTCGAGTTCGGCGACGAGCAGCTCACCTACGCGCAGCTCGATGCGCGCGCCAACCAGCTCGCACACCACCTGCGTTCACTCGGGGTGTCCACCGACTCGCGCGTGGCGCTGGCCGTGGAGCGCTCGCTGGAGCTCATCGTCTCCCTCGTCGCCATCCTCAAGGCCGGTGGCGCCTACGTCCCGCTGGACCCGTCCTACCCGCGTGAGCGCCTGGCCAACATGCTGGAGGACTCGCGCCCGCGCGTGCTCGTCACCACTCGCGCGCTGCGCTCCAGATTGCCCACGGAGGGCCTGTCCGTCGTGGTGCTGGAGGAGACCGACCTCTCCCGGCAGCCCGCCACCGCCCTGCCCCTGGCGGCGCTGCCGGACAGCCTCGCGTACATCGACTTCACCTCCGGCTCCACCGGCAGGCCCAAGGGCGTCGGGACTCCGCAGGCCGCCGTGCTGCGCACCGTCTTCGGCGTGGACTACGCGCACCTCGGGCCTGACGAGACATTCCTGCTCATCGCCCCCGTCTCCTTCGATGCCTCCACGCTGGAGCTGTGGGGCCCGCTGCTCCATGGCGCGCGCCTGGTCGTCTTCCCGCCCCACTCGCCTTCCGACCTGAAGGAGCTGGAGGCCGTGCTGGTGAAGCACGGTGTGACGACGCTGCACCTCACCTCCGGCCTCTTCACCCAGGCGGTGGACCACAACCTCGCGGGCCTGCGCGGCGTGCGCCAGCTGCTCACCGGTGGCGACGTCGTCTCGGCGCCCCATGTCCGCCGCGTGCTGGAGGAGCTGAAGATTCCGGTGACGGCCTGCTACGGCCCCACGGAGACCACGCTCTTCGCCTCGTGCCACCGGATGACGGGGGTGGAGCAGGTGGGCACCTCCGTGCCCATCGGCCGGCCCATCGGCAACACCCAGGTGTACGTGCTGGATGCCTCCGGCCAGCCCGTGCCGCTGGGCGTCACGGGCGAGCTGTTCATCGGTGGCGACGGCGTGGCCCGAGGCTACGTGGAGCAGCCCGCCCTCACCGCCGAGCGCTTCGTCCCCGACCCCTTCTCCCCCGCGCCCGGCGCCCGCCTCTACCGCACGGGTGACCTGGCTCGCTGGCGCAATGACGGCGTGCTGGAGTTCCTCGGCCGCGCCGACGCGCAGGTGAAGGTCCGCGGCTACCGCATCGAACTGGCCGAGGTCGAAGCCGCCCTGCTGGCCCACGCCGACGTGCGCGAGGCCGTGGCGCTGGTGCGCGAGGACGTCCCCGGCGACAAGCGCCTGGTGGGCTACGTGGCCGCGCCCGGGTCGCTCGACACGGCGGCGCTGCGCGCCTTCCTCGCGCAGCGGCTGCCCGAGTACATGGTGCCCTCCGCCCTGGTGCGCCTGGACTCGCTGCCGCTCACGGCCAACGCCAAGGTGGACCGGAAGGCCCTGCCCGCGCCGGAGTCGGTGGCGTCCGCGCAGGCCACCGCCTACGTCGCCCCGCGAAACCCCACCGAGGAGCTGCTCGCGTCGCTCTGGGTCCAGGTACTGCGCGTGCAGCGCGTGGGCATCCACGACAACTTCTTCGAGCTGGGGGGCCACTCGCTGCTGGCCACGCAGCTCATCTCCCGCGTGCGCTCCGCCCTGGGTGTGGAGCTGCCCCTGCGCGCGCTCTTCGAGGCGGCCACCGTGGCGACCCTCGCCGCGCGCATCGAGTCCGCTCGCGAGTCCGCCTCCGGGCTCCAGGCTCCCGCCCTGGTCCCCGTGCCTCGCACCGCGCCTCTGCCGCTGTCCTTCGCGCAGCAGCGCCTGTGGTTCATCGACCAGCTCCAGCCGGGCAGCGCCTCCTACAACATGCCCACCTTCATGCGCATGGAGGGGGCACTCGACACGGAGGCCCTGCAGCGCGCCTTCGATGCGCTGGTGCAGCGTCACGACGCGCTGCGCACCACCTTCACGCAGCAGGAGGGCCAGCCCTTCCAGCGGATTGCGCCTCACGGCGAGCTGCCGCTGAGCAGGACGGACCTGAGCGGACTGGAGCCCCAGGCCGCCCGCGCGGAGCTGGAGCGCCGGCTGCGCGAAGACGTCCTGCGGCCCTTCGACCTGTCCACCGGCCCGCTGCTGCGCGCGCAGTTGCTGAAGCTGGGGGCGCAGGAGCACGTGCTCGCGCTCAACATGCACCACATCGTCTCGGACGGCTGGTCCATGGGCGTGCTGGTGCGTGAGGTGGCGGCCCTCTACGAGGCCTTCTCCCAGGGCAGGCCGTCGCCCCTGCCGCCCCTGGCCATCCAGTACCCCGACTACGCCGTCTGGCAGCGCCAGTGGCTGCAGGGTGCGACGCTGGATGCGCAGCTCGGCTGGTGGCGCCAGCAGCTCTCCGGCCTCACGACGCTGGAGCTGCCCACCGACAAGCCCCGGCCGCCCGTGCAGACCTTCCATGGCGCCCACGTGCCGGTGACGCTGTCGCTTGCTGCTTCCGAGAAGCTCGCGGCGCTGTGCCAGCGGGAGGGGCTGACGCCCTTCATGGCGCTGCTGGCGGCGTTCCAGGTGCTGCTCTCCCGCTACTCGGGCCAGCAGGACATCGCCGTGGGCTCGCCCATCGCGGGCCGCCAGCGCAGTGAGCTGGAGGGCCTCATCGGATTCTTCGTCAACACGCTGGTGATGAGGGCCCACGTGGAGGACGACGCCTCCTTCCTCCACCTGCTGCGCCGGGTGAAGGAGTCGGCGCTGGGGGCGTACGCCCATCAGGACGTGCCCTTCGAGCGACTGGTGGAGGAGCTGCAGCCCACGCGAGACCTGAGCCGCAGCCCGCTCTTCCAGGTCATCTTCGCGCTGCAGAACGCGCCTGGGGCCACGACCCACGCTCCCGCGCAGCCGGAAGCCCGGAGGCCGGAGCTGGCACTGCGCCCGCTGGGCGAGGTCACCCTCCCCACCGTCAGGTTCGAGCTGGAGCTGACCCTGACGGAGTCGCCGGACGGCTACCGCGGCGCCCTGCGCTACAACACCGACCTGTTCGAGGCCGCGACGGCCGAGCGCATGGCGGAGCACTTCCGCCTCCTGGTGGAAGGACTGACCTCGCAGCCCGAGGCTCCCCTCGCCTCCGTCTCCATGCTCTCCTCGGTGGAGCGGAAGAAGCTGCTGGGGGAGTGGAGCACCGCGGCCTCCAACGCCCCGCGCTCCGCCACCCTGCCCGAGGTCTTCGCTGGGGTGGTGGCCCGCTTCCCGGAGAAGGTCGCCGTCGAGTTCGGCGACGAGAAGCTCACCTACGCGCAGCTGGACGCGCGCGGCAACCAGCTCGCGCACCACCTGCGCAGCCTGGGGGTGGGGGCGGACTCGTGCGTCGCCCTCGCGGTGGAGCGCTCGCTGGAGCTCATCGTCTCCCTCGTCGCCATCCTCAAGGCCGGCGGCGCCTACGTCCCGCTGGACCCGTCCTACCCGCGTGAGCGCCTGGCCAACATGCTCGAGGACTCGCGCCCGCGCGTGCTCGTCACCACTCGCGCGCTGCGCTCCAGGCTGCCCACGGAGGGCCTGCCCGTCGTGGTGCTGGAGGAGACCGACCTCTCCCTGCAGCCCGCCACCGCCCTGCCCCTGGCGGCGCTGCCGGACAGCCTCGCGTACATCGACTTCACCTCCGGCTCCACCGGCAGGCCCAAGGGCGTTGGCACCACCCACCGCGCTGTGCTGCGCACCCTGCTCGGCGTGGACTACGCCCGCTTCGGGCCAGACGAGACGCTGCTGCACCTGGCCCCCATCTCCTTCGATGCCTCCACCTTTGAAATCTGGGGCGCGCTGCTGCATGGCGCCCGGCTGGTGGTGATGCCGCCCCAGGTGCCCTCGCTCGAGGAGCTGGGCCACGTCCTCCAGCACTCCGGCGTGACGACGCTCTGGGCCACCATCGGCCTCTTCACCCAGTTGGTGGACCATGCCTCCGCGGGGCTGCGCTCGGTGAAGCACCTGCTCACCGGTGGCGACGTGGTGTCCGCGAGCCACGCGCGCCGCGCGGTGGAAGAGCTGGGCCTCCGCGTCACCAGCGCCTACGGCCCCACCGAGACGACGGTGTTCGCGACCACCTACGCGCTCCAGCATCCGGAGCAGGTGGGCGGCACCGTGCCCATCGGCCGGCCCATCGCCGGCACCCAGGTGTACGTGCTGGATGCGCACGGCCAGCCCGTGCCCGTGGGCGTCACCGGAGAGCTCTTCATCGGTGGTGACGGCGTGGCCCGCGGCTACGTGGGCCAACCGTCGCTCACCGCCGAGCGCTTCGTCCCCGACGCCTTCTCCGGCGAGCCTGGTGCCCGCCTCTACCGTACCGGCGACCTGGTGCGCTGGCTCGACGGCGGTGTGCTGGACTTCGTCGGTCGCGCCGACACCCAGGTGAAGCTGCGCGGCTTCCGCATCGAGCTGGCCGAGGTGGAAGCGGCCCTGCACGCCTTCCCGGGCGTGAGTCAGGCCGTGGCGGTGGTGCGCGAGGATGTCGCTGGGGACAAGCGCCTGGTGGGCTATGTCGCCGCGACCGACGCCCTCGACATGGCCGAGCTGCGCACCGCCCTGAAGCAGCGGCTGCCCGAGTACATGGTGCCTTCCGCCCTCGTGCGCCTGGACACCCTGCCCCTCACGGCCAATGCGAAGGTGGACCGCAAGGCCCTGCCCGTGCCCGACGTGGCGCGTGCCTCGTCCACCGAGTCCTTCGTCGCTCCTCGCACGCCGACCGAGGAGACGCTGGCGGAGCTGTTCGCAGCCGTCCTGAAGCTGGCGCGAGTGGGTGTCCACGACAACTTCTTCGAGCTGGGCGGCCACTCGCTGCTGGCCACGCAGCTCATCTCCCGCGTGAGGTCCACGCTGGGCGTGGAGCTGCCCCTGCGTGCCCTCTTCGAGGCGTCCACCGTGGCCGCCCTCTCCGCGCGTATCGAGTCGACGCAGCTGCCGGGACGTTCCCTCCAGGCCCCCGCGCTGGTGGCGCGCGACACATCCTCGCAGTCCCTGCCACTGTCCTTCGCGCAGCAGCGCCTGTGGTTCATCGACCAGCTTCAGCCGGGGAGCGCCTCCTACAACATGCCCTCGCCGGTCCGGCTCACCGGAGCGGTGGACATCGCGGCGCTGGAGCGGAGTCTGGACGCGCTCGTCCGGCGTCATGAGTCGCTGCGCACCACCTTCGCCTCCCACCAGGGCGAGCCCGTGCAGGTCATCCACCCTGCCGCGGACTTCCATCTGCCCGTGGTGGACCTGAGGGCGCTGTCGCCCGAGCAGCGCGAGGCCGAGTCCCTGCGGCTGGCCACCGAGGAGGGTGTCCGCCCGTTCGACCTCGCCCGTGGGCCGCTGTTCCGCGCCTCGCTGCTGAAGCTGGCGGCCGACGACCACGTGCTGCTGCTCAACACCCACCACATCGTCTCCGACGGCTGGTCCCTGGGGGTGCTGGTCCGCGAGCTGGCGGCGCTCTACGAGGCCTTCGCCTCCGGTGCGCAGCCCCAGCTCCCGCCGCTGCCGGTGCAGTACGCCGACTACGCGGTGTGGCAGCGCAACTGGCTGCGCGGCGAGGTGCTCGAAGCGCAGCTTGGCTACTGGAAGCAGCAGCTCGGCGATGCACCCCAGGCACTGGAGCTGCCCACCGACCGGCCCCGTCCGGCCATGCAGACCTTCCACGGCGCGGTGCACCCGTTCGCGCTGCCCGCCGAGCTGGGGCAGCGGCTGGAGGCGCTTGCCCGCGAGCACAACGCCACCCTCTTCATGGTGCTGCTCGCCGCGTGGCAGACGCTGCTGCATCGCTACTCGGGGCAGGAGGACGTCGTCGTCGGTTCGCCCATCGCGGGCCGCAACCGCACGGAGACGGAAGGCCTCATCGGCTTCTTCGTGAACTCGCTCGCCCTGCGCGCCCGCTTCTCCGACTCGGACACCTTCGCGTCCCTGCTCGCCCAGGTGCGCGAGAGCACGCTGAGTGCCTACGCCCACCAGGAAGTGCCCTTCGAGAAGCTGGTGGAGGTCCTCCAGCACGAGCGCGACCTGAGCCGCTCGCCGCTGTTCCAGGTCATGTTCTCGCTGCAGAACCTGCCCTCTTCCTCCATCTCGCTGCCCGGGGTGCAGCTGTCCTCCGTGGCAGCCCCCACCCACGTCGCCAAGTTCGAGCTGACGCTGGCGATGACGCCCGGCACTGACGGCCTGTATGGCTCGCTGAGCTACAACACCGACCTGTTCGACGCCTCGACCATCGAGCGCATGGCGGGCCACCTGGGCGCGCTGCTGGAGGCCCTTGCGGCCAACCCGGCTCGCCGGCTGTCCGAGCTGCCGCTGATGCGCGAAGACGAGCAGCGGCAGCTCCTCTCCCGGTGGAACGACACCGCCGCGACGTTCGACGACGGTGCCTGCGTCCATGAGCTGTTCGAGGCCCAGGTGGCGAGGACGCCGGATGCCGAGGCCGTGCGCTTCGGCTCGGAGTCGCTGAGCTACCGCGAGCTGGATGCGCGCGCCAACCGGCTCGCCCGTGAGCTGCGGGCCCGAGGCATCCGTCCCGACATGCGCGTGGCCCTGTGCGTGGAGCGCTCGTTCGACCTCGTCATCGGCATGCTGGGTGTGCTCAAGGCTGGCGGCGCCTACGTCCCGCTCGACCCCGCCTACCCCCGCGAGCGCCTGGACTTCATGCTCCAGGACTCCGGCGCGGCGGTGCTCCTCACTCACTCGCACCTGCGCGGCGTGCTGCCGGCCTTCTCCGGCGACGTGCTGGCGCTCGACACCGCCGAGCTGTCCCGCCACCCGGCCACCGCGCCAGCGCGCCTGGGCACCGCCGACAGCCTCGCGTACGTCATCTACACCTCCGGCTCCACCGGCCGTCCCAAGGGCGTCATGGTGGCCCACCGCGGCGTGCCCAACCTCACGCGACACATGGCCGAGGCCACGGGCCTCGAGCCTGGCCAGCGCGTGCTCCAGTTCGCCTCCTACAGCTTCGACGCCGCCGTGTACGAGGTGACGACGACGCTGCTGCACGGCGCCACCCTGGTGCTCGCATCCCGCGACGCGCTGCTGCCCGGCCAGCCCCTGGTGGACACGCTGCGCGGCCAGGCCATCGACTCCGCGCTGCTGCCTCCCTCCGTGCTGGCACTGCTGCCCACCGAAGGCCTGGAGACGCTGGGCACCGTCATCTCCGGCGGCGAGGCCTGCACCGCCGAGGTGGTGGCGAAGTGGGCCCCGGGCCGCAAGTTCTTCAACGCCTACGGCCCCACCGAGTCCACCGTCATCGCCACCCTCCACGCCTGCGTCCCGGACGGCCAGCGCCCGCCGCTGGGCAAGGGCCTGTCCAACACGCGTCTCTACGTCCTGGACCGCCACCTGCGGCCGGTGCCCGTGGGCGTCGCCGGAGAGCTTTTCATCGGCGGCGTCGGCCTCGCGCGCGGTTACCTGGGGCGCCCTGAGTTGACGGCGGAGCGGTTCGTCCCCGACGCCTTCAGTGATGTCCCCGGCGCGCGCCTGTACCGCTCCGGAGACCTCGTGCGCTGGAAGGCCGACGGCACGCTGGAGTACCTGGGCCGCACCGACTTCCAGGTGAAGCTGCGAGGCTTCCGAATCGAGCTGGGAGAAATCGAGGCCGTGCTGTCCGCCCACTCCGGCGTGCGGCAGGCCCTGGTGCTGGTGCGCGAGGACCGCCCGGGCGACAAGCGGCTCGTGGCCTACGTCGTCGGGACGGACCTCTCCGTCGAGGCGCTCCGCGCTGCACTCAAGCAGCGGCTGCCCGAGCACATGGTGCCCTCCGCCTTCGTCCTGCTGGACGCCCTGCCCCTCACGCCCAACGGCAAGGTGGACCGCAAGGCCCTGCCCCTTCCCGAGGTCTCCGTCTCCACCGTGGAGCAGGTGTCTCCTCGCGACGTGCTCGAGCACTCGCTGGCGGGACTCTGGGCGGAGCTGCTGGGCGTGCCCGCCGTGGGCATCCGCGACAACTTCTTCGAGCTGGGCGGCCACTCCCTGCTCGCCGTCCAGCTCATGGCCCGCGTCCAGGAGCGCACCGGCCGCCAACTGCCTCTGGCCGCACTCTTCCAGGCGCCCACCGTGGAGGCCCTGGCCTCGCTGCTGCGACAGGTGCCCGCGCCCTTCTCGCCCCTGGTGCCCATCCAGCGCGGGGGTGAGCGCCGGCCGCTCTTCCTCGTGCACCCCGTCGGCGGCAACGTCCTGGGCTATGCGGAGCTCGCGCGGCGCCTCGGCGCGGACCAGCCCGTCTACGGCCTCCAGTCCCAGGGACTCGACGGCCAGCAGCCCACTCTCGGCACCCTCGAGGAGATGGCCGCCCTCTACGTCGAGGCCATTCGCACCGTCCAACCCCACGGGCCCTACCTGCTCGGCGGCTGGTCGCTGGGCGCAGTCGTGGCCTTCGAGATGGCCCGCCAGTTGGAAGTCCGAGGGGAGAAGGTGGCGCTGCTGGCGCTCATCGACCCCAGCCCCGCCACGGCGGACCGCGTGAAGACGGACACGGAGGACCGCGCTCAGCTGGCGGCCCTCTTCGCCAGGGACCAGGCCCTGCTCGCCGCCAACGCGCCGTGGATGCCCGAGGCGCAGCTCGTCGAGCAGGGGCCGGACGCCATCCTCCAGCACCTGCTGGACGCGGGCCGCCAGGCGGGCCTGCTCGTCCCCGAGGTGGGGCTGCCACAGCTGCGCACCCTCTTCGAGGTCTTCGCCAGCAACACGCGTGCGCTGAAGCACTACGTGCCCGGGCCCTTCTCCGGGCGCGTCACCCTGCTGCGCGCCAGCGAAGGCGCGGAGGAGACGAACCGCACGCCGGACCGCGGGTGGGCGGCCCTCGCCACGGGAGGCCTGGACCTGAGGGAGGTGCCCGGCAACCACTACACCGTGCTGCGCACCCCGGGCGTGCAGGTGCTGGCGGAGCTGCTGTCGGCGCTGCTGGAGCGGGCGCGCGCGGAGGAGAAGGACGCGTCACCCGCCGCATGA
- a CDS encoding GlxA family transcriptional regulator — protein MAFTLIVPEGAFATGVTATLDMLQAARTLGAKSLHFEVCSVDGGAVRLSSHVSIETSRLRMMAREDRTTWVIPGLGTTHAAAVRARLARPDATRLSKAIARHVSRGGRVAASCSSVFLLQQAGVLPHRRATTTWWLGGLLAEMERRCTVDTNAMVCADGPVITAGAAFAQTDLMLHLLRERCGARLVDLLARTLLLDGRQAQAKFVAPELLANGDALIARITSELEARFPSPPGVAELASKLGMTERTLSRHVRRATGRSPLALVHSVKVRRAQALLHSTRLSVDDVAAEVGYQDAGTLRRLLKKLGGGSPRALRSAR, from the coding sequence ATGGCGTTCACCCTCATCGTCCCGGAAGGCGCCTTCGCGACGGGCGTCACGGCGACCCTCGACATGCTCCAGGCCGCGCGCACGCTGGGCGCGAAGTCACTGCACTTCGAGGTCTGCTCGGTCGACGGCGGAGCGGTCCGGCTCTCCTCGCACGTGAGCATCGAGACGTCGCGCCTGCGCATGATGGCCCGCGAGGACCGGACGACGTGGGTCATCCCGGGACTCGGCACCACCCACGCCGCCGCGGTGCGCGCACGGCTCGCGCGGCCGGACGCCACGAGGCTCTCCAAGGCCATCGCCCGTCATGTCTCGCGCGGAGGGCGCGTGGCTGCCTCCTGCTCGTCCGTCTTCCTGCTGCAGCAGGCGGGAGTCCTCCCTCACCGTCGGGCCACCACCACCTGGTGGCTCGGGGGCCTGCTCGCCGAGATGGAGCGGCGCTGCACCGTCGACACGAATGCGATGGTCTGCGCGGATGGTCCTGTCATCACGGCCGGAGCGGCCTTCGCGCAGACCGACCTCATGCTGCACCTGCTTCGAGAGCGCTGTGGCGCGCGGCTGGTGGACCTCCTCGCGCGCACCCTGCTGCTCGACGGCAGGCAGGCGCAGGCGAAGTTCGTCGCGCCGGAGTTGCTGGCGAACGGAGACGCGCTGATTGCGCGCATCACCTCGGAGCTCGAGGCGCGCTTCCCGAGTCCACCGGGTGTCGCGGAGCTGGCCTCGAAGCTCGGCATGACGGAGCGGACCTTGTCGCGCCACGTGCGGCGCGCGACGGGCCGGAGCCCTCTGGCGCTCGTCCACAGCGTCAAGGTCCGGCGCGCCCAGGCGCTGCTCCACTCGACGCGCCTGAGCGTCGACGACGTCGCCGCGGAGGTCGGCTACCAGGACGCGGGCACCCTGCGGCGTCTTTTGAAGAAGCTCGGCGGTGGCTCTCCACGCGCGCTCCGCTCGGCGCGGTGA